Proteins encoded together in one Branchiostoma lanceolatum isolate klBraLanc5 chromosome 11, klBraLanc5.hap2, whole genome shotgun sequence window:
- the LOC136444238 gene encoding protein rolling stone-like yields MACTGRLRREFRLKSFGLDHREHLDFTRSPWFSSPVPFLVYRVVICLYQICTYSVAHSRYGISPKSLIYLTEQGYIILTAHTIVSAVLCFVDFFCSRCRPTSSDDHPTFPDEPTTQSTDAIYQTGQSLTLPWYYKGYWVLYNVVFSAGLFITIAFWALLADDEGPYSILFHAINSVVIVIDVVVSGLPYRLLHFVYPSAFALAYMLFTVIYWAAGGTDLFGRPWIYPVIDYGGNPAMAAGVAAGSVLVAIPLCHVILFGLALTREMLSGLVKRRSLPISEGVRMEQHREEERA; encoded by the exons ATGGCTTGTACAGGGAGGCTTCGGCGAGAATTCCGGCTCAAGTCATTTGGTCTGGATCACAGAGAGCACCTTGACTTCACAAGAAGCCCG tgGTTCAGCAGCCCAGTGCCGTTTCTGGTCTACCGCGTAGTGATATGCCTCTACCAGATCTGCACGTATTCAGTCGCACATTCGCGCTACGGTATCAGCCCTAAATCGCTTATATACCTGACTGAGCAGGGCTACATTATCCTCACAGCTCACACAATTGTGAGCGCCGTTCTCTGCTTCGTCGACTTCTTCTGCAGCCGATGTCGCCCGACATCATCCGACGACCACCCGACTTTTCCCGACGAGCCAACGACGCAGTCTACAGACGCCATTTACCAAACAGGTCAATCACTCACACTCCCGTGGTACTACAAAGGGTACTGGGTCTTGTACAACGTGGTATTCAGCGCTGGACTGTTCATCACAATTGCCTTCTGGGCCTTGCTCGCGGATGATGAGGGTCCTTACAGTATTCTCTTCCACGCCATCAACTCCGTTGTCATAGTGATTGACGTAGTCGTCAGCGGTCTGCCGTACCGTCTACTCCATTTTGTCTACCCGTCAGCCTTTGCGCTGGCTTACATGCTCTTTACGGTCATCTACTGGGCGGCTGGCGGTACCGACCTCTTCGGCAGACCTTGGATCTATCCAGTCATCGACTACGGAGGCAACCCCGCTATGGCCGCTGGCGTCGCCGCTGGGAGTGTCTTGGTAGCGATCCCGCTGTGTCACGTGATCCTGTTCGGTCTCGCGCTTACTCGCGAGATGTTGTCAGGTCTCGTGAAAAGGCGCAGCCTGCCTATCAGTGAGGGAGTCCGAATGGAACAGCACAGAGAGGAAGAGCGCGCCTGA
- the LOC136444239 gene encoding uncharacterized protein: protein MKHLTLPVHVLALFAVCLGQQHCCYPDQYDLQETETGWSHGPVGGASSYQGSRHVAYDFINKKLAIEERTDSGGVRQYYKQIYDYPEGAHYLIMGTDCFKTKLTGEMKQHCIPGQASHLGSYVYGIGDSGLLVDSFLFHVKGNVTTHREVTRVGCLPVRELHTHLEPTDKTISVQAMTYVNVTSAVRDPSVFTPPVPPCPPRHEFTQNLQDIELLQWVEKTKRSQRMSDPPPL from the exons ATGAAGCACCTGACGCTACCTGTTCATGTCCTCGCTCTCTTCGCTGTCTGCCTCGGACAGCAGCATTGCTGCTACCCTGATCAGTACGACTTGCAGGAGACGGAAACCGGGTGGAGCCACGGGCCGGTGGGAGGGGCGTCTTCCTACCAAGGGTCCCGCCATGTGGCGTACGATTTCATCAACAAGAAACTGGCGATTGAGGAAAGAACGGATTCTGGAGGCGTGCGGCAGTATTATAAGCAGATTTATGACTATCCGGAG GGTGCTCATTATCTAATTATGGGGACGGACTGCTTTAAAACCAAACTGACGGGGGAGATGAAGCAACACTGCATCCCAG GACAAGCGTCCCACCTAGGCTCGTACGTGTACGGGATCGGAGACTCGGGTCTGCTGGTGGACTCGTTCCTGTTCCACGTCAAGGGGAACGTCACTACGCACAG GGAAGTGACCCGAGTGGGCTGTCTACCCGTCCGCGAGCTGCACACACATCTAGAACCCACTG ACAAGACGATCTCTGTCCAGGCGATGACGTATGTAAACGTCACCAGCGCAGTGCGTGACCCGAGTGTGTTCACCCCTCCTGTGCCGCCATGCCCGCCACGACACGAGTTCACACAG AATCTCCAAGACATTGAACTGTTGCAGTGGGTCGAAAAGACGAAAAGGAGTCAGCGAATGTCAGATCCTCCCCCACTCTGA
- the LOC136444241 gene encoding WD repeat-containing protein 70-like, which translates to MDEDTDMSKVMGFSSFGGTKKKARTFDLDSILEQTRKTAQERSRKVFEEKEATRGSDSSDDERMPPPPPLPRPGPQPSTSSASQKPAPDSDSDDSDSSDEAMIGPPLPPPQKTAAGTEPEEEFIGPPMPPRDSDEDSDDDDEEEDPLDKRIPASHEITLEHGNKTVSALALDPSGSRLITGGYDYDIRFWDFAAMDASLQSFRTIQPCECHNIRSLAYTITGDMILIAAGNSQAKVYDRDGFEVLECSKGDQYLQDMAKTKGHVASLNSACWHPRTKGLFLTCSDDSTVRIWDVESEGKKHKTAFKARSQQGRKTGVTSCGFSRDGKLIVGGCEDGSIQIWDANLNVHTKFLQRTAHQNGAGITCVSFSYDNRALLSRGGDDTMKLWDIRSFKRPLNVATKLQCFYQMTDCTFSPDDKMVVTGTQVKKGEGNGKLVFLDRETFRTVDEIELQDTGVVRCLWHYRLNQIIVGCSNGKTKVFYDPNKSHKGAKQCVVKTKRSMKQVETVVHEQILTPHALPIFRENRRGRMAWKQLVKDRSDPLRSHRPDLPVSGAGAGGRLGATGSTLSSYISRTIAPNIIDDSNPRESILRHAKEAEENPVYLGHVYKITQPDPKLAEKTLEQEIDEQEAKEKDTTPAWKKLKLA; encoded by the exons ATGGATGAGGACACggacatgtcaaaggtcatgggATTCTCCTCCTTTGGAG GGACAAAGAAGAAGGCCAGGACCTTTGACCTTGACTCCATACTTGAGCAAACCAGGAAGACAGCTCAGGAAAGGTCACGGAAAGTGTTTG AGGAGAAAGAAGCAACAAGAGGCAGCGACAGTTCAGATGACGAGAGGatgcccccaccccctcccctaCCTCGCCCCGGCCCCCAACCCTCCACCTCCTCTGCCAGCCAGAAACCAGCACCGGATTCAGACTCAGATGATTCAGACTCATCAGATGAGGCAATGATAGGACCACCACTACCACCACCTCAA AAGACAGCTGCAGGTACAGAACCAGAAGAAGAGTTCATCGGCCCCCCGATGCCTCCCAGGGACTCGGATGaggacagtgatgatgatgatgaggaggaggat cCTCTTGATAAGAGAATACCTGCGAGTCATGAGATCACCTTGGAACATGGGAATAAAACG GTATCTGCCCTTGCCCTTGACCCCTCAGGGTCACGACTCATCACAGGAGGTTATGATTACGACATTCGGTTCTGGGACTTTGCAGCGATGGATGCCAGCCTCCAATCCTTCCGTACGATACAACCCTGCGAATG CCACAACATCCGATCCCTGGCCTATACCATAACAGGAGACATGATCCTGATCGCAGCTGGGAACTCACAGGCCAAGGTTTATGACAGGGATGGATTTGAAGTGTTGGAGTGTTCCAAAGGAGACCAGTATCTACAGGACATGGCCAAGACTAAG GGCCATGTTGCATCACTAAACAGCGCCTGTTGGCACCCAAGAACTAAGGGGCTCTTCCTGACGTGTTCAGACGACAG CACGGTGAGGATCTGGGATGTGGAATCGGAGGGGAAAAAACACAAGACTGCCTTCAAGGCGCGCTCACAGCAGGGCAGGAAGACTGGAGTCACCTCCTGTGGCTTTAGTAGGGACGGAAAACTCATCGTGGGGGGCTGCGAG GATGGGTCCATACAAATTTGGGATGCCAACCTGAAT GTCCATACCAAGTTTCTGCAGAGAACCGCCCATCAGAACGGAGCTGGGATCACCTGTGTTAGCTTCTCATACGATAACAGAGCTCTGCTGTCTAGGGGAG GTGATGACACCATGAAGCTGTGGGACATCAGGAGCTTCAAGAGACCACTGAATGTTGCAACAAAACTTCAGTGCTTCTACCAAAT GACTGACTGCACGTTCAGCCCTGATGATAAGATGGTTGTGACAGGTACTCAGGtgaagaagggggaggggaACGGCAAACTGGTGTTCCTGGACAGGGAGACCTTCAGGACCGTGGACGAGATAGAACTGCAGGACACC GGTGTAGTCCGGTGCCTGTGGCATTACAGGTTAAACCAGATCATTGTTGGGTGCAGCAACGGCAAGACTAAGGTGTTCTATGATCCGAACAAGAGCCACAA AGGAGCCAAACAGTGTGTAGTGAAGACCAAGCGCAGCATGAAACAGGTGGAAACAGTGGTACATGAGCAGATTCTCACAC CTCATGCCCTTCCGATATTCCGAGAGAACCGGCGCGGTCGGATGGCGTGGAAACAGCTGGTGAAGGATCGCTCCGACCCTCTCCGCTCGCACCGACCCGACCTGCCTGTCAGCGGAGCTG GCGCGGGTGGTAGACTGGGAGCGACGGGCAGCACGCTGTCATCCTACATCTCTCGAACGATCGCCCCAAACATCATCGACGACTCCAACCCACGCGAGTCCATCCTGCGCCACGCCAAGGAGGCTGAGGAGAACCCTGTGTACCTCGGGCACGTCTATAAGAT AACCCAGCCTGACCCCAAACTGGCTGAGAAGACGTTAGAACAGGAGATAGATGAACAGGAGGCCAAGGAGAAGGACACAACACCGGCATGGAAGAAACTCAAGCTGGCATGA
- the LOC136444242 gene encoding alpha-1,3/1,6-mannosyltransferase ALG2-like, with amino-acid sequence MVKVVFLHPDLGIGGAERLVVDAALALKSRGHDVRFLTAHHDPGHCFPETRDGTLSVTAVGDWLPRSMLGHCYALCAYLRMVVAALWLVGFSGWEYDVVFCDQISACVPFLRLNRWARVIFYCHFPDQLLTQRRSTLKRLYRAPIDWLEETTTGMADCVLVNSKFTAGVFRDTFRSLAHVTPAVLYPSLNFSAFDAPVDPPGDLVPQGAGPVFLSINRYERKKNLSLAIRALGKLKDTVSDNQWPSVHLIMAGGYDNRVVENVEHHQELVDLAEDLGLTNHVTFLRSFSDAQKRTLLSHSTCLLYTPSNEHFGIVPLEAMYMKCPVIAVNSGGPLETVGDKETGFLCDPDAESFAAAMQKFVEDKDLSKNYGNVGRDRVEKKFSFQAFTQQLNKVVEDTMKMEPRGSWVMTTFVTLLFIAGIGLAAILAQLLG; translated from the exons ATGGTGAAAGTGGTTTTCCTGCACCCGGACCTGGGAATCGGGGGCGCCGAGAGGCTGGTGGTTGACGCGGCGCTGGCCCTGAAGTCCCGCGGGCACGACGTCCGCTTCCTGACGGCGCACCACGACCCCGGGCACTGCTTCCCGGAGACGCGGGACGGCACGCTCTCCGTCACCGCGGTGGGGGACTGGCTGCCCCGGTCGATGCTCGGGCACTGCTACGCGCTGTGTGCGTACCTGCGGATGGTGGTCGCGGCGCTGTGGCTGGTGGGGTTCAGCGGCTGGGAGTATGACGTCGTGTTCTGCGATCAGATCTCGGCATGTGTGCCGTTCCTGag GTTAAACCGCTGGGCGCGTGTCATCTTCTACTGCCACTTCCCTGACCAGCTGCTGACCCAGCGGCGCAGCACGTTGAAGCGGCTGTACCGAGCCCCCATCGACTGGCTGGAGGAGACAACTACTGGCATGGCGGACTGTGTTCTGGTCAACAGCAAGTTCACGG CCGGGGTGTTCAGAGACACCTTCCGCTCCCTGGCACACGTGACTCCCGCCGTGCTGTACCCTTCTCTCAACTTCTCTGCGTTCGACGCGCCCGTGGACCCACCGGGAGACCTCGTCCCGCAAGGGGCGGGGCCCGTCTTCCTGTCAATCAACCGCTACGAGAGGAAGAAGAACCTCAGTCTTGCCATCAGGGCTCTGG GAAAACTGAAGGACACTGTATCAGACAACCAATGGCCATCAGTCCATCTCATCATGGCGGGCGGTTACGACAATCGCGTCGTAGAAAACGTCGAGCACCACCAAGAACTCGTCGACCTCGCGGAAGACCTCGGCCTCACCAACCACGTCACGTTCCTTCGCTCTTTCAGCGATGCGCAGAAGAGAACTCTCCTCTCCCACAGCACTTGCCTTCTGTAcacccctagcaacgagcattTTGGTATCGTCCCGTTGGAAGCGATGTACATGAAATGCCCTGTGATTGCTGTGAACAGCGGTGGCCCATTGGAAACCGTCGGAGACAAAGAAACCGGTTTCCTCTGTGACCCGGATGCCGAGAGTTTCGCAGCGGCAATGCAGAAGTTTGTGGAAGACAAGGATTTGTCCAAGAACTATGGAAACGTGGGGAGAGATCGGGTTGAGAAGAAGTTCTCGTTCCAAGCGTTTACTCAACAGCTAAATAAGGTAGTGGAAGATACCATGAAGATGGAACCAAGGGGGAGTTGGGTGATGACAACATTTGTCACTTTACTGTTCATAGCTGGCATTGGTCTTGCAGCTATCCTGGCCCAACTGTTGGGATAA